Proteins encoded within one genomic window of Camelina sativa cultivar DH55 chromosome 19, Cs, whole genome shotgun sequence:
- the LOC109130732 gene encoding receptor-like protein 12 produces MKGLWNSASIIPVTLCFILLSIYYLKDVLAAPTMHFLCRPEQRDTLLALENEFHIGKLNYYCQPERIDSHRKTESWGNNSDCCSWKGITCNAKSREVVGLDLRCSFLHGRFHSNSSLQNLPFLTTLDLSFNDLTGQIPYWIGNLSNLIYLSFSGNHFSGRIPSSIGNFFHLTSLYLSNNHFTGRIPSSVGNLFHLTYLDLSDNQLSGQIPFSIGNLFHLTLLVFSSNQFSGQIPSSIGNLTQLTFLQLSNNQCSGEIPSFFCNLNQLTTLDVQRNMLSGNFPIALLNLTGLSALSLSNNQFSGVLPPNISSLSKLMDIDASDNAFTGTIPSSLFTIPSLLFIGLSDNTLNGTLEFGNISSPSNLLELAIGNNNFKGPIPRSISRFVNLWRLDLSPFDTQGRPVDFSIFSPLKSLEDLDLSYLNTTSTIDFNDILSYSKSLSYLDLSGNHVSTTNKISVADHRHIA; encoded by the coding sequence aTGAAAGGCTTATGGAACTCAGCGAGTATCATTCCTGTtactctttgttttattttattgtccATCTATTATTTGAAAGACGTGCTTGCAGCTCCTACTATGCATTTTTTGTGTCGTCCCGAACAAAGGGATACACTTCTCGCTTTGGAAAACGAGTTTCATATTGGGAAGCTTAATTATTATTGTCAGCCGGAACGCATTGACTCTCATCGGAAGACGGAGTCATGGGGGAATAACAGCGACTGTTGTAGTTGGAAGGGTATCACGTGCAATGCCAAGTCCAGAGAAGTGGTTGGGCTAGACCTTCGCTGCAGCTTTCTCCATGGCCGGTTTCATTCCAATAGCAGTCTTCAAAACCTTCCTTTTCTAACCACTCTTGACCTTTCATTTAACGATCTTACTGGCCAAATCCCATATTGGATTGGAAACCTTTCTAATCTTATCTATCTTAGCTTTTCGGGAAATCATTTCAGTGGTCGGATTCCATCTTCCATTGGAAACTTTTTTCATCTCACCTCTCTCTACCTTTCGAATAATCATTTCACTGGTCGGATTCCATCTTCGGTTGGAAACCTTTTCCATCTCACCTATCTCGACCTTTCTGATAATCAATTATCTGGTCAAATTCCGTTTTCGATTGGAAACCTTTTTCATCTTACCTTACTCGTATTTTCGAGTAATCAATTCTCTGGTCAAATCCCGTCTTCAATTGGAAACCTTACTCAACTCACATTTCTTCAGCTTTCTAATAATCAATGCTCTGGTGAAATACCATCTTTTTTTTGCAATCTAAACCAGCTAACCACTTTAGATGTTCAACGCAATATGCTCAGTGGGAATTTCCCCATTGCACTACTGAATTTGACAGGGTTGTCAGCTTTATCACTCTCAAACAATCAGTTCAGTGGCGTGCTTCCTCCTAATATCTCTTCACTATCAAAGTTAATGGATATTGATGCAAGTGACAATGCTTTCACTGGAACtatcccttcttctctcttcaccaTTCCTTCTTTGCTATTTATTGGTTTGAGTGATAACACACTCAACGGCACTCTTGAGTTTGGTAATATTTCGTCACCGTCTAACCTACTAGAGTTAGCCATTGgcaacaacaacttcaaaggGCCAATCCCGAGATCCATTTCCAGATTTGTCAACCTTTGGAGACTTGACCTTTCTCCTTTCGACACCCAAGGTCGCCCAGTTGACTTTAGTATCTTCTCTCCTCTCAAGTCACTCGAAGATCTTGACCTATCCTATTTGAACACCACCTCTACGATTGACTTCAATGATATCTTATCATATTCCAAAAGCCTCTCTTATTTAGATCTCTCAGGCAACCAtgtttcaacaacaaacaaaatttcagtTGCGGATCATCGACATATCGCATAA